GAGGGTTTGGGGAATTTATTAGATTTCCTTCAAGAAGTTGAGAAATCAGCAGGTGGTCATCAACCTTCGGTCGTTTTAGAATCAACTGGGCACTATCATATTCCCGTTATTCAGTTTTTAGAGGAACAAAAATATGTTTATATTATCGTCAATCCTCTTATCTCACACAGAGCCAAGAGCTCAAGCCTAAGAAAGGTAAAAACAGATGCAATCGATGCTTATCACCTTTGTGAATTGTATTATAAAGAAGAATTAGAGCCTTACAAGAAGCGTGGAGTTCAACTCTTAAACCTTCGTAATCTAACAAGACAACAAGAGAGTATTGCAGAAATATCAGCGAAAACAAAGTTACAGCTTCATTCTTTAATCGATCAGGTATTTCCAGAGTATCGAGGTGTATTTGGAAGCCTATATTCGAAAGTATCATTGCTTACTTTACTAGAGTTCCCTACTTCTAAGGCTGTATTAAGTGTGAGTGAAAAAGAGTTAACGGATACAATAGCTTCATTATGTATGAGTCGTTCGGAGTCATGGGCAAAGGAAAAAGCACAGAAGTTAAGAGAAGCAGCCCTTCGTGATCCTTTTCAAAACAATCTCTATGATAGTCATATTTTCAACCTTGAAATTTTGGTTAAGATTGTTCTTCAATACCAAGAGCATCTATCCAATATTGCGGATGAAATAGA
This Neobacillus sp. YX16 DNA region includes the following protein-coding sequences:
- a CDS encoding IS110 family transposase, coding for MNPVIGLDVSKGESQVQAFLDKGKPYRKSFSINHDLEGLGNLLDFLQEVEKSAGGHQPSVVLESTGHYHIPVIQFLEEQKYVYIIVNPLISHRAKSSSLRKVKTDAIDAYHLCELYYKEELEPYKKRGVQLLNLRNLTRQQESIAEISAKTKLQLHSLIDQVFPEYRGVFGSLYSKVSLLTLLEFPTSKAVLSVSEKELTDTIASLCMSRSESWAKEKAQKLREAALRDPFQNNLYDSHIFNLEILVKIVLQYQEHLSNIADEIDALASEIEEYEILQSIPGIGEKIAATIISEIGEIDRFNGAKRLVAFAGIDPSVYSSGKFTASVNRITKRGSCRLRHALYMAVQSGIRDSRKKKTTDEIIPRNRRLREFYDKKREEGKPFRVAIIACTNKLFFQDIA